In one Zymobacter palmae genomic region, the following are encoded:
- the coaD gene encoding pantetheine-phosphate adenylyltransferase has translation MPFSSASRTIVYPGTFDPITLGHIDLVRRASTMFDSIILAIATNPGKQPTLPLEQRIALARTTLSDVPNVEVVGFSGLLVDFLAEHNARLVLRGLRMVSDFEYELQMANINRLQAPHVETLFLTPEMQHSSISSTFVREIARLNGDISKLVPPEVEAAMKAHFGHA, from the coding sequence ATGCCTTTCTCTTCTGCTTCGCGCACCATCGTCTATCCCGGCACGTTCGACCCCATCACACTTGGCCACATCGACCTAGTACGCCGTGCCTCTACCATGTTCGACAGCATTATCCTGGCGATCGCCACCAACCCTGGTAAGCAGCCCACACTGCCACTGGAACAGCGCATCGCATTGGCTCGCACGACGCTCAGCGATGTGCCCAACGTCGAGGTCGTCGGTTTCTCCGGCCTGCTGGTCGATTTTCTTGCCGAACATAACGCTCGGCTGGTACTGCGCGGCCTGCGCATGGTTAGCGACTTCGAATACGAACTGCAGATGGCCAACATCAACCGCTTGCAGGCTCCGCACGTCGAGACACTGTTCTTGACGCCGGAAATGCAGCATTCGAGTATTTCATCGACGTTCGTCCGCGAGATTGCTCGTCTGAACGGCGATATTTCGAAACTGGTTCCACCGGAAGTCGAAGCCGCCATGAAGGCACATTTTGGCCATGCTTAG
- a CDS encoding YfhL family 4Fe-4S dicluster ferredoxin: MSLMITDECINCDVCEPECPNNAISPGEEIYVIDPNKCTECVGHYDDPQCQQVCPVDCIPHDPDRQETHDQLMEKYQKLTGKA, encoded by the coding sequence ATGTCACTGATGATCACGGATGAGTGCATCAACTGCGACGTCTGCGAGCCAGAGTGCCCTAACAACGCCATTTCACCGGGCGAAGAAATCTACGTTATCGACCCGAACAAATGTACGGAATGCGTCGGACACTATGATGACCCCCAGTGTCAGCAGGTCTGTCCGGTCGACTGCATTCCGCACGATCCCGACCGCCAGGAAACCCACGACCAGCTGATGGAAAAATACCAGAAGCTGACGGGCAAAGCCTGA